In one window of Megalopta genalis isolate 19385.01 chromosome 4, iyMegGena1_principal, whole genome shotgun sequence DNA:
- the LOC143259348 gene encoding zinc finger CCCH domain-containing protein 10: MKKLKRKSDSARGGLVDKIAGALNASGDVSPTRVCRDFLRNVCHRGKRCKYLHERSEDDPIDEYTFCHDFQNGMCNWPGCKFLHCTENEEKRFRATGELPAHILTRLKNNNEKPEYPMCKDFIKGSCQRTNCKFRHWKNEEPQHNLIAVSHHSVSRPQHNFNGTSNGENRRYEEDRNFHWQMEDQHSLVTNNGYNASSHPPDYIGPPEPKRRIVSGETVVHFEASPLVGQHTAQPVTPGYYYPVIPRNEARAIVLEDENALLRKKIEELKKQVSDLTATNEFLLDQNAQLRMSGKRTANVTAVTVPAVTITNTVPPSQAPTPQQMVNAAVAAGTLRTVTASVATVPVSIATVAPVSIAAVSMAPVSIPPPIVTMAQQTITMSGSGPQATNQQPQNTQQPASLPLSISGATAPLVSYPIMTQELRPVLQ, from the exons ATGAAGAAGCTGAAAAGAAAGTCGGATAGTGCGAGAGGCGGGCTAGTGGACAAGATAGCAGGTGCACTGAATGCGAGCGGCGATGTGTCGCCCACCCGTGTGTGCAGAGACTTTCTGCGGAATGTTTGCCACAGGGGAAAGCGTTGCAAATATCTACACGAACGTTCGGAGGATGACCCCATAGACGAGTACACGTTCTGCCATGATTTCCAAAACGGAATGTGTAATTGGCCCGGATGCAAATTCCTCCATTGCACCGAGAATGAAGAGAAAAGGTTCAGAGCGACCGGGGAGCTGCCTGCACATATTTTAACTAGGCTAAAAAACAACAATGAGAAGCCCGAGTATCCAATGTGCAAAGACTTCATCAAGGGCAGCTGCCAGAGGACCAACTGCAAGTTCAGGCATTGGAAGAACGAGGAACCGCAGCATAACTTAATCGCGGTTTCCCATCACAGCGTGTCCAGGCCGCAGCACAATTTCAATGGTACCAGTAACGGAGAGAATCGTAGATACGAAGAGGATAGAAA TTTTCACTGGCAGATGGAAGATCAGCATAGTTTAGTAACAAACAATGGCTACAATGCATCTTCACACCCCCCTGATTACATAGGACCTCCTGAACCAAAAAGACGGATAGTGTCCGGTGAAACAGTTGTCCATTTCGAAGCTTCGCCGTTGGTTGGCCAACATACAGCTCAACCAGTTACTCCAGGATATTATTATCCCGTGATACCCCGCAACGAAGCTAGGGCAATTGTTTTGGAAGATGAGAATGCGCTATTACGGAAAAAGATAGAAGAATTgaaaaaacaa GTTAGTGACTTAACAGCAACTAATGAGTTTCTCTTGGATCAAAATGCTCAGTTAAGAATGTCTGGAAAAAGAACTGCGAACGTAACAGCAGTTACAGTCCCAGCAGTGACCATTACAAATACAGTTCCACCATCGCAAGCTCCAACACCTCAACAAATGGTGAATGCAGCAGTAGCAGCTGGAACGTTACGTACTGTTACCGCAAGTGTTGCGACTGTTCCAGTAAGTATAGCCACAGTCGCACCTGTTTCTATTGCAGCAGTTTCAATGGCACCGGTGTCCATACCGCCACCCATCGTCACGATGGCGCAGCAAACTATCACGATGAGCGGATCAGGTCCACAAGCAACTAATCAACAACCTCAGAACACACAGCAACCTGCCAGCTTGCCTCTATCAATATCTGGTGCGACTGCACCGCTTGTTTCTTATCCTATAATGACTCAAGAACTTAGGCCCGTGTTGCAATAA